Proteins co-encoded in one Streptomyces diastaticus subsp. diastaticus genomic window:
- a CDS encoding RHS repeat-associated core domain-containing protein, translating into MYVDHTLPKLKHVARVLVSVAVLTAVALLVALIPSTDVAYAASLKDERPELVDDKSVPGTDHVPKKRSRPDDAARPHTPGATSWPAGRTVTPVTPAGETPAKEQAPLLGEKADRVPGLRTDLPVAARPAGKAAARAAAEGPAAHVAVEIADRAAARKAGVPDGLLLTVAPAEPGLLARSADPEATPAEGKVRLELDYSAYEKNFGADWGSRLGLVDLATGEEVTTANDTADRTLTGEITLPKSASAAPATLAAVASAGGAGGNYGATSLSPSGSWMAGSSSGGFSWSYPVDVPETPGGPAPDIEIGYSSQAVDGRTASTNSQSSWIAEGWDWEPGFIERRYRPCADDQGSGANNPGESGKTGDLCWGTEQMVMSLDGSSNELVKDDKTGVWRPADDDGTRLERKTGADNGAYKGEYWVLTTTDGTQYHFGLNKLPGAGSQRTDSVLTVPVAGNHPGEDCHASAFASSFCTQGWRWMLDQVVDPLGDAMTVWWTKETNRYGQNDKPAGVTYDRAAYPHRIDYGQRADKLFTSDPAARVEFGVTERCVPTEAFACAEADRKAANAKHWPDTPLDQQCLPGEECKNKNTPTFWSTKRLAKITTKVLAGSTLRPVDTFTLDQNFPATGDGTSPALWLKSIGRTGHAADGATADMPKVTFRGQQLDNRVDGFEGLEPFSRLRVQAVDTETGGTIGVTYSDAECSARAPVKLPASPHTNTMRCYPQFWTPKGATDPVQDWFHKYVVTKVREEDNVAGARATVTSYEYLGGAAWAYDDSEHTAAKERTWSQYRGYERVRTRVGDASDGDPQQLTEHRYFRGMHGDKLPSGTRTASVTDSEGGTHPDRTEFQGQLREEITYDAVGGSVDSAVKVTPSAVKTASRARTGTTALEAWMVHPVTSETRELVKGDTYRRSTETTAYDSYGMPTEVEEKTAGGRLVCTLTSYVRDTDAYIVDTESREVTRNGACDDASATVIDDTRSLYDGGAFGDKPTKGLVTEVQELDVDGKSYTTTDRTSYDLHGRETATWDAEGNKTTVAFTPATVAVPHTQVTTDPLGHTETTEFDVQRGLSTADIGPNGERVDMEYDPLGRLLKVWDIDRDKTKAPNARYQYAITKTKPTVVTNETLKDDGSYAVSHEILDGHLRVRQTQDPAVGGEGRIVNDTFYDSAGREVVTNDGYYNDQPVSTTILVVGDNVVPSQNRVTYDGSGEAVREVSYAYGEETTRTTLEKDGDASTVVPPDGDTVTTTYTDAEGRQSRLREYTKKDRSAWRDTTYHYDALDQLTRIVEPGGAEYTFSYDARGRQTATTDPDGGRTTYEFDATDNLVATTNPNGERLVTTYDKAGRPTSLREDSADGKKRLEWTYDTLGKGLPTAAIRYDDEGNAYREEITSYDKANRPLATRTTVSAAAGKVAGTYDYRYDYTDTGNLAWVQLPKAGNLASERLVFRYTTTDDLPLSITGNTTYVANVTYSRFGEVLRTEAGPAGRKLFSSYYYDEFSRQLTRTVHDRGVQPALIDDTGYTYDDAGNLTSIKRTPGQGMPDGQAGPDTQCFVYDQLRRMTSAWTAADDTCTGGPSKATVGGDQPYWHSYTFDDSGNRTALTEHDPAGDTAKDIKRTYSYGGEAGGPNRLAEVASEGPGGTTRSVYGYDKAGNTTTRQHKGTTQTLKWDPEGALTEVSEPVEGGGTKTTKYLNDASGERLLRHGPDGSTTLYLGETELTAKPDGTTTTERFYSHPDGSTTVRSSDGGLQVLLADHHGSTQTSVDMTQASMPVTRRQLTPFGEDRGEAPSRWPGGRGFVGGLKDEDTGLTQLGARPYDPATGRFLSVDPMVDFTDPATINPYAYANNAPATFSDPDGLFFPILVGIAARIAIRAAIRAAARAAAKRAARIAARKAAQRRARALAKARARAAAKARAKARAKARREAARKRAAAARAAAKRAAARAAAKRAAAKRAAAAARQRAQRAAAKRAQAARAAARKARANKAPKAKAKPKSQPKPKSKPSQKSKPTQRKTNKVKEEAREQAKDAVGEEAQAQSCEVNSFVPGTKVLMADGSKKPIEDVRTGDKVLATDPKTGETKPQPVAATIIGKGDKTLVTVTIRTSTERAPTTLTTPPPDSSVPVDATQLAPDEDGEATSTIVATDGHPFWVPELNTWLDAGQLQPGQWLHTSAGTWVQITAVSSTTQRATVHNLTVADVHTYYAVAGATPVLVHNCGVTRGGNESTYSISHDASGSGVIADLDSDGILTMMMHNNPDKGSPLRGKAMFDEVMGHFGGRVQGIQGIWVYGDNLGGFNEAVRGGAGLVSAAKGTWTGRQAARYGFTRARIDEAVPRLDGDFQQVLATFRR; encoded by the coding sequence GTGTACGTGGACCACACCCTTCCGAAGCTCAAGCACGTCGCGAGAGTGCTGGTCTCCGTGGCGGTCCTCACCGCCGTGGCGCTCCTGGTCGCCCTCATCCCGTCCACCGACGTCGCGTACGCGGCCTCGCTGAAGGACGAGCGGCCCGAACTGGTCGACGACAAGTCCGTGCCCGGCACCGACCACGTCCCGAAGAAGCGCTCCAGACCCGACGACGCCGCGCGCCCCCACACCCCCGGCGCCACCAGCTGGCCCGCCGGCCGCACCGTCACCCCCGTCACCCCGGCGGGCGAGACCCCCGCGAAGGAGCAGGCGCCGCTCCTCGGCGAGAAGGCCGACCGCGTCCCCGGCCTCCGCACCGACCTGCCCGTCGCCGCCCGTCCCGCCGGCAAGGCCGCCGCCCGCGCCGCCGCCGAGGGCCCCGCCGCCCACGTCGCCGTCGAGATCGCCGACCGCGCCGCCGCCCGCAAGGCCGGGGTCCCCGACGGCCTGCTGCTGACCGTCGCCCCCGCCGAGCCCGGCCTCCTGGCCCGCTCCGCCGACCCCGAGGCCACGCCCGCCGAGGGCAAGGTCCGCCTCGAACTCGACTACTCCGCCTACGAGAAGAACTTCGGCGCCGACTGGGGCAGCCGCCTGGGCCTGGTCGACCTCGCCACCGGCGAAGAGGTCACCACCGCCAACGACACCGCCGACCGCACCCTGACCGGCGAGATCACCCTCCCCAAGTCCGCCTCGGCCGCCCCCGCCACCCTCGCCGCCGTCGCCTCGGCCGGCGGCGCGGGCGGCAACTACGGCGCCACCTCCCTGTCACCCTCCGGCTCCTGGATGGCCGGCAGCTCCTCCGGCGGCTTCTCCTGGAGCTACCCGGTCGACGTCCCCGAGACCCCGGGCGGCCCGGCCCCCGACATCGAGATCGGCTACTCCTCGCAGGCCGTCGACGGCCGCACCGCCTCCACCAACTCCCAGTCCTCCTGGATCGCCGAGGGCTGGGACTGGGAGCCCGGCTTCATCGAGCGCCGCTACCGCCCCTGCGCCGACGACCAGGGCAGCGGCGCCAACAACCCCGGCGAGAGCGGCAAGACCGGCGACCTGTGCTGGGGCACCGAGCAGATGGTCATGTCCCTCGACGGCTCCAGCAACGAGCTGGTCAAGGACGACAAGACCGGCGTCTGGCGCCCCGCCGACGACGACGGCACCCGGCTGGAGCGCAAGACCGGCGCCGACAACGGCGCGTACAAGGGCGAGTACTGGGTCCTCACCACCACCGACGGCACCCAGTACCACTTCGGCCTGAACAAGCTGCCCGGCGCCGGGAGCCAGCGCACCGACTCCGTGCTCACCGTCCCCGTCGCGGGCAACCACCCCGGCGAGGACTGCCACGCCTCCGCCTTCGCCTCGTCCTTCTGCACCCAGGGCTGGCGCTGGATGCTCGACCAGGTCGTCGACCCGCTCGGCGACGCCATGACGGTCTGGTGGACCAAGGAGACCAACCGCTACGGGCAGAACGACAAGCCCGCCGGCGTCACCTACGACCGGGCCGCGTACCCCCACCGCATCGACTACGGCCAGCGCGCCGACAAGCTCTTCACCAGCGACCCGGCCGCCCGCGTCGAGTTCGGCGTCACCGAACGGTGCGTGCCCACCGAGGCGTTCGCCTGTGCCGAGGCAGACCGCAAGGCCGCCAACGCCAAGCACTGGCCCGACACCCCGCTGGACCAGCAGTGCCTGCCCGGCGAGGAGTGCAAGAACAAGAACACCCCGACCTTCTGGTCCACCAAGCGGCTCGCCAAGATCACCACCAAGGTGCTGGCCGGCTCCACCCTCCGCCCGGTCGACACCTTCACCCTCGACCAGAACTTCCCCGCCACCGGCGACGGCACCTCGCCCGCCCTCTGGCTCAAGTCCATCGGCCGCACCGGCCACGCGGCCGACGGCGCCACCGCCGACATGCCGAAGGTCACCTTCCGTGGCCAGCAGCTGGACAACCGCGTCGACGGCTTCGAAGGGCTGGAGCCCTTCTCCCGGCTGCGCGTCCAGGCGGTCGACACCGAGACCGGCGGCACCATCGGGGTCACCTACTCCGACGCCGAGTGCAGCGCCCGCGCCCCCGTGAAGCTCCCGGCCTCGCCGCACACCAACACGATGCGCTGCTACCCGCAGTTCTGGACCCCGAAGGGCGCCACCGACCCGGTCCAGGACTGGTTCCATAAGTACGTCGTCACCAAGGTCCGCGAGGAGGACAACGTCGCGGGCGCCCGCGCCACCGTCACCTCCTACGAGTACCTGGGCGGCGCCGCCTGGGCGTACGACGACAGCGAGCACACCGCGGCCAAGGAGCGCACCTGGTCCCAGTACCGGGGCTACGAGCGGGTCCGCACCCGCGTCGGCGACGCCAGTGACGGCGACCCCCAGCAGCTCACCGAGCACCGCTACTTCCGCGGTATGCACGGCGACAAGCTGCCCTCGGGCACCCGCACCGCCTCCGTCACCGACTCCGAGGGCGGCACCCACCCCGACCGCACCGAGTTCCAGGGCCAGCTGCGCGAGGAGATCACCTACGACGCCGTCGGCGGCTCCGTCGACTCCGCCGTCAAGGTGACCCCCTCCGCCGTGAAGACGGCTTCCCGGGCCCGTACCGGCACCACCGCGCTGGAGGCGTGGATGGTCCACCCGGTCACCTCCGAGACCCGCGAACTGGTAAAGGGCGACACGTACCGCCGCTCCACCGAGACCACCGCCTACGACAGCTACGGCATGCCCACCGAGGTCGAGGAGAAGACCGCGGGCGGCCGTCTGGTCTGCACCCTGACCAGCTACGTCCGCGACACCGACGCGTACATCGTGGACACCGAGTCGCGCGAGGTGACCAGGAACGGCGCCTGCGACGACGCCTCGGCCACCGTCATCGACGACACCCGCTCCCTCTACGACGGCGGCGCCTTCGGCGACAAGCCCACCAAGGGCCTGGTCACCGAGGTCCAGGAACTGGACGTCGACGGCAAGAGCTACACCACCACCGACCGCACCTCCTACGACCTGCACGGCCGCGAGACCGCCACCTGGGACGCCGAGGGCAACAAGACCACCGTCGCCTTCACCCCGGCCACCGTCGCCGTCCCGCACACCCAGGTCACCACCGACCCGCTCGGCCACACCGAGACCACCGAGTTCGACGTCCAGCGCGGCCTGAGCACCGCCGACATCGGGCCCAACGGCGAGCGCGTCGACATGGAGTACGACCCGCTGGGCCGCCTGCTCAAGGTCTGGGACATCGATCGCGACAAGACCAAGGCGCCCAACGCCCGCTACCAGTACGCCATCACCAAGACCAAGCCCACCGTCGTCACCAACGAGACCCTCAAGGACGACGGCAGCTACGCCGTCAGCCACGAGATCCTCGACGGCCACCTGCGCGTCCGCCAGACCCAGGACCCCGCCGTCGGCGGCGAGGGCCGCATCGTCAACGACACCTTCTACGACTCCGCCGGCCGCGAGGTCGTCACCAACGACGGCTACTACAACGACCAGCCCGTCAGCACGACCATCCTGGTCGTCGGCGACAACGTCGTCCCCAGCCAGAATCGCGTCACCTACGACGGCTCCGGCGAGGCGGTCCGCGAGGTCTCGTACGCCTACGGCGAGGAGACCACCCGCACCACCCTGGAGAAGGACGGCGACGCCTCCACCGTCGTCCCGCCCGACGGCGACACGGTGACCACCACCTACACCGACGCCGAGGGCCGCCAGTCCCGCCTGCGCGAGTACACCAAGAAGGACCGCAGCGCCTGGCGCGACACCACGTACCACTACGACGCCCTCGACCAGCTCACCAGGATCGTCGAGCCCGGCGGCGCCGAGTACACCTTCAGTTACGACGCGCGGGGCCGCCAGACCGCCACCACCGACCCCGACGGCGGGCGCACCACCTACGAGTTCGACGCGACCGACAACCTCGTCGCCACCACCAACCCCAACGGCGAACGCCTCGTCACCACCTACGACAAGGCCGGCCGCCCCACCTCCCTGCGCGAGGACTCCGCCGACGGCAAGAAGCGCCTGGAGTGGACCTACGACACCCTCGGCAAGGGCCTGCCCACCGCGGCGATCCGCTACGACGACGAGGGCAACGCCTACCGCGAGGAGATCACCTCCTACGACAAGGCCAACCGTCCCCTCGCCACCCGCACCACCGTCTCGGCGGCGGCGGGCAAGGTCGCCGGCACGTACGACTACCGGTACGACTACACCGACACCGGCAACCTCGCCTGGGTCCAGCTCCCCAAGGCCGGCAACCTCGCCTCCGAGCGCCTGGTCTTCCGCTACACCACCACCGACGACCTGCCGCTCTCCATCACCGGCAACACCACCTACGTCGCGAACGTCACCTACTCCCGCTTCGGCGAGGTCCTGCGCACCGAGGCCGGCCCGGCCGGCCGCAAGCTCTTCTCCTCGTACTACTACGACGAGTTCAGCCGCCAGCTCACCCGCACCGTGCACGACCGCGGCGTCCAGCCCGCCCTCATCGACGACACCGGCTACACCTACGACGACGCGGGCAACCTCACCTCCATCAAGCGCACCCCCGGCCAGGGCATGCCCGACGGCCAGGCCGGCCCCGACACCCAGTGCTTCGTCTACGACCAGCTCCGCCGGATGACCTCCGCCTGGACCGCCGCCGACGACACCTGCACCGGCGGCCCCAGCAAGGCGACGGTCGGCGGAGACCAGCCGTACTGGCACAGCTACACCTTCGACGACTCCGGCAACCGCACCGCCCTCACCGAGCACGACCCCGCCGGGGACACCGCCAAGGACATCAAGCGCACCTACTCCTACGGCGGCGAGGCCGGCGGCCCCAACCGCCTGGCCGAGGTCGCCTCCGAGGGCCCGGGCGGCACCACCCGCTCCGTCTACGGCTACGACAAGGCCGGCAACACCACTACCCGCCAGCACAAGGGCACCACCCAGACCCTCAAGTGGGACCCCGAGGGCGCTCTCACCGAGGTCAGTGAGCCCGTCGAGGGCGGCGGCACCAAGACCACCAAGTACCTCAACGACGCGAGCGGCGAACGCCTCCTGCGCCACGGCCCCGACGGCTCCACCACGCTCTACCTCGGCGAGACCGAGCTGACCGCCAAGCCCGACGGCACCACCACGACGGAACGCTTCTACTCCCACCCGGACGGCTCGACCACGGTCCGCAGCAGCGACGGCGGACTCCAGGTCCTCCTCGCCGACCACCACGGCTCCACCCAGACCTCCGTCGACATGACGCAGGCGTCCATGCCGGTCACCCGCCGCCAGCTCACGCCGTTCGGCGAGGACCGGGGCGAGGCGCCGTCCCGGTGGCCCGGCGGACGCGGGTTCGTCGGCGGTCTGAAGGACGAGGACACCGGCCTCACTCAGCTCGGAGCCCGCCCCTACGACCCGGCCACCGGCCGCTTCCTCTCCGTCGACCCCATGGTCGACTTCACCGACCCGGCCACCATCAACCCCTACGCCTACGCCAACAACGCGCCGGCCACCTTCTCCGACCCCGACGGCCTGTTCTTCCCGATCCTGGTCGGCATCGCCGCCCGCATCGCGATCCGCGCCGCCATCCGTGCTGCCGCCCGCGCCGCCGCCAAGCGCGCCGCCCGCATCGCCGCCCGCAAGGCGGCCCAGCGCCGCGCCCGCGCCCTGGCCAAGGCCCGCGCCCGGGCCGCCGCCAAGGCCCGGGCGAAGGCCCGCGCCAAGGCCCGCCGTGAGGCGGCCCGCAAGCGCGCGGCAGCCGCCCGCGCCGCGGCCAAGCGGGCAGCGGCCCGCGCGGCGGCCAAGCGGGCAGCGGCGAAGCGTGCCGCCGCGGCGGCACGCCAGCGGGCCCAGCGCGCCGCCGCCAAGCGCGCCCAGGCGGCCCGCGCCGCCGCCCGCAAGGCCCGCGCCAACAAGGCCCCCAAGGCCAAGGCCAAGCCCAAGTCCCAGCCGAAACCGAAGTCGAAGCCCTCCCAGAAGTCCAAGCCGACCCAGCGCAAGACCAACAAGGTCAAGGAGGAGGCCCGAGAGCAGGCCAAGGACGCGGTCGGTGAGGAGGCACAGGCACAGAGCTGCGAGGTCAACAGCTTCGTCCCCGGCACCAAGGTCCTGATGGCCGACGGCTCGAAGAAGCCCATCGAGGACGTCAGGACGGGCGACAAGGTCCTCGCCACCGACCCGAAGACCGGCGAGACCAAGCCACAGCCGGTCGCGGCCACCATCATCGGCAAGGGCGACAAGACCCTCGTCACCGTCACCATCCGCACCTCCACCGAGCGCGCCCCGACCACCCTCACCACCCCACCGCCCGACAGCTCGGTCCCGGTCGACGCCACCCAGCTCGCCCCCGACGAGGACGGCGAAGCCACCTCGACCATCGTCGCCACCGACGGCCACCCGTTCTGGGTCCCGGAACTGAACACTTGGCTCGACGCCGGCCAACTCCAGCCGGGCCAGTGGCTCCACACCTCGGCGGGCACCTGGGTCCAGATCACCGCGGTCTCCAGCACCACCCAGCGCGCGACCGTCCACAACCTGACGGTGGCGGACGTCCATACGTACTATGCGGTGGCGGGGGCTACGCCGGTTCTGGTCCACAACTGCGGAGTTACGCGTGGTGGTAACGAAAGCACATACTCTATCTCGCATGATGCGAGTGGAAGTGGCGTGATTGCCGACCTCGATAGTGACGGCATTCTGACCATGATGATGCACAACAATCCCGACAAGGGTTCGCCGTTGCGGGGTAAGGCAATGTTCGACGAAGTTATGGGCCACTTCGGGGGCCGAGTTCAGGGCATCCAGGGGATCTGGGTCTACGGAGATAACCTTGGAGGCTTCAATGAAGCTGTCCGGGGTGGCGCGGGCCTTGTGTCGGCAGCCAAGGGAACCTGGACTGGAAGACAGGCAGCCAGATATGGCTTCACTCGCGCGAGGATCGATGAAGCAGTTCCGAGGCTCGACGGGGACTTCCAGCAAGTTCTTGCCACATTTCGAAGATGA
- a CDS encoding tyrosine-type recombinase/integrase, which translates to MTAPKRKKARANGEGTIYQRRDGRWEAAGYVLAADGRRKRVRVYGTTRKNAADKLTEKIADSNRGLPVATADSTLGDYLTYWLSSVAVHQLRENTHTRYAACIRLHLIPGLGTKKIARLTAKDIRTFLDRLRTTCQCCTQGLDTEWKQCCAIGECCQKQLSPSTVTYVHSVLKSALEHAVREDELPRNIARNVKATAPRPRRFRPLTATEARRFLDAARGDRLHALYELALRTCLRKGELLGLRWEDLDLNSGTASIRRSLQRTRSGGLTHLPTKTRASERRIALPTECLHSLKEHKKRQGKERETAGPDWRGSGLVFTTPTGGPLDPANLTRRFRSFLDRTGLRRIRFHDLRHSTATLLLEQGVDLVVIKELLGHAHIGVTAGVYAHVRLRLQRQAIDTLDGALGPVNDNPDDPPAAAGGR; encoded by the coding sequence ATGACCGCCCCCAAGCGAAAGAAGGCTCGCGCCAACGGCGAAGGCACCATCTACCAGCGAAGGGACGGCCGCTGGGAAGCCGCCGGCTATGTCCTCGCCGCCGACGGCAGACGAAAGCGTGTCCGTGTCTACGGCACCACGCGCAAGAACGCGGCTGACAAGCTCACCGAGAAGATCGCCGACAGCAACCGCGGGCTGCCGGTCGCCACCGCCGACAGCACGCTCGGTGACTACCTGACGTACTGGCTCAGCAGTGTCGCGGTCCACCAGCTCCGCGAGAACACCCACACCCGCTACGCCGCCTGCATCCGCCTCCACCTCATCCCCGGCCTCGGCACCAAGAAGATCGCGCGGCTCACCGCCAAGGACATCCGCACCTTCCTCGACCGGCTCCGCACCACCTGCCAGTGCTGCACCCAGGGACTCGACACCGAATGGAAGCAGTGCTGCGCCATCGGCGAATGCTGCCAGAAGCAGTTGTCCCCTTCGACGGTGACGTACGTGCACTCGGTCCTCAAGTCCGCCCTCGAACACGCTGTCCGCGAAGACGAACTGCCCCGCAACATCGCCCGGAACGTCAAGGCCACCGCACCCCGGCCCAGGCGCTTCCGGCCCCTCACCGCGACAGAAGCCCGCCGGTTCCTCGACGCAGCCCGCGGCGACCGGCTCCACGCGCTGTACGAACTCGCTCTGCGCACCTGCCTCCGCAAAGGCGAACTACTCGGCCTCCGCTGGGAAGACCTTGACCTCAACAGTGGGACCGCCAGCATCCGCCGCTCGCTCCAGCGCACCCGCAGCGGTGGCCTCACCCACCTGCCCACCAAGACCCGCGCCTCCGAACGCCGCATCGCCCTCCCCACCGAATGCCTCCACTCCCTCAAGGAACACAAGAAGCGGCAGGGCAAGGAGCGTGAGACGGCAGGACCGGACTGGAGAGGCAGCGGCCTCGTCTTCACCACCCCGACTGGCGGCCCGCTCGACCCGGCCAACCTCACCCGCCGCTTCCGCAGCTTCCTCGACCGAACCGGACTCCGCCGCATCCGCTTCCACGACCTCCGCCACTCGACCGCGACGCTACTCCTGGAGCAAGGCGTGGACCTCGTCGTGATCAAGGAGCTGTTGGGCCACGCACACATCGGTGTCACCGCTGGCGTGTACGCCCACGTAAGGCTCCGCCTCCAACGGCAAGCCATCGACACCCTGGACGGCGCCCTCGGCCCCGTCAACGACAACCCCGACGACCCACCCGCCGCGGCAGGCGGCCGCTGA
- a CDS encoding helix-turn-helix domain-containing protein yields the protein MRDDELLTVPEAMARLKIGRSALYDLLRTRRLASLTIGRARRIPAHALDDYGQRHLEEAAR from the coding sequence ATGCGTGACGACGAACTCCTCACCGTCCCCGAGGCAATGGCCCGCCTCAAAATCGGCCGCTCCGCCCTCTACGACCTCCTACGAACCCGCCGCCTGGCCTCGCTGACCATCGGCCGCGCCCGCCGCATCCCCGCCCACGCCCTGGACGACTACGGCCAGCGCCACCTGGAAGAAGCCGCCCGATGA
- a CDS encoding FtsK/SpoIIIE domain-containing protein: MTGNPLGLAFLAVVGLGLLGLLGWASFCFTRWYRADAETRISLRQARRLRWGWNRLAPMLGLAVKDATPTVLQQYGPQEQPAKPRVLVPRLRTRTDAFGVTVTADALPQVGLSAWQDANEGLCDAWGMRRIRISQPKPGVIVARGFRREPLEAVIRSALLGPDGSPVCRPGQFVSTDDVLLGWDEDGTPVVLNLAYSAHALVAGLTRSGKSITVNTLLAYASLMRDVRLIVIDPNLGAVAPWWRTAYKVSDATHPDEPTEILRWVREEMQRRERLFWSGRTDRITEFSPKLPLLLVVIDEVANYTRHPDRKARERFEAELLAIASQGAKFGIRLWLLTQKPSADVLTTAVRTNLSARICHRVDTVEDFLHLFPDGRELDITAADRTMPQGVSIASVGDMRTPVRLRSVYLPTEACWQINDLMCAEGLKVRDLPDHIDLDKAA; the protein is encoded by the coding sequence ATGACCGGCAACCCCCTCGGGCTCGCGTTCCTCGCCGTGGTCGGCCTCGGCCTGCTCGGACTGCTGGGCTGGGCCTCGTTCTGCTTCACCCGCTGGTACCGGGCCGACGCCGAGACCCGGATCAGCCTGCGGCAGGCGCGGCGGCTGCGGTGGGGCTGGAACCGGCTCGCCCCGATGCTCGGCCTGGCAGTCAAGGACGCCACTCCCACCGTGCTCCAGCAGTACGGCCCCCAGGAGCAACCGGCCAAGCCGCGCGTGCTGGTCCCGCGACTGCGCACCCGCACCGACGCCTTCGGCGTCACCGTCACCGCCGATGCCCTGCCGCAGGTAGGGCTCAGCGCCTGGCAGGACGCCAACGAGGGCCTGTGCGACGCCTGGGGTATGCGTCGCATCCGGATCAGCCAGCCCAAGCCTGGAGTGATCGTCGCGCGCGGCTTCCGCCGTGAGCCGCTGGAGGCGGTGATCCGCTCAGCACTGCTCGGCCCGGACGGCTCCCCGGTGTGCCGACCGGGTCAGTTCGTCTCCACCGATGATGTGCTGCTCGGCTGGGACGAGGACGGCACCCCCGTCGTGCTCAACCTCGCCTACTCCGCGCACGCCCTGGTCGCCGGCCTCACCCGCTCCGGTAAGTCGATCACCGTCAACACCCTCCTCGCCTACGCCTCCCTCATGCGGGACGTGCGTCTGATCGTGATCGACCCCAACCTCGGTGCGGTCGCGCCCTGGTGGCGTACCGCCTACAAGGTCTCCGACGCCACCCACCCCGACGAGCCGACCGAGATCCTGCGCTGGGTCCGCGAGGAGATGCAACGCCGGGAACGGCTGTTCTGGTCCGGCCGTACCGACCGCATCACCGAATTCAGCCCCAAGCTGCCGCTGCTGCTCGTGGTGATCGACGAGGTGGCGAACTACACCCGCCACCCCGACCGCAAGGCCCGCGAACGCTTCGAGGCCGAACTGCTCGCCATCGCCAGCCAGGGCGCCAAGTTCGGCATACGCCTGTGGCTCCTCACCCAGAAACCCTCCGCCGACGTGCTCACCACCGCCGTACGCACCAACCTTTCCGCCCGGATCTGCCACCGCGTCGACACCGTCGAGGACTTCCTGCACCTCTTCCCCGACGGCCGGGAACTCGACATCACCGCCGCCGACCGCACCATGCCCCAAGGCGTGTCCATCGCCTCCGTCGGCGACATGCGCACCCCCGTCCGGCTGCGCTCGGTCTACCTGCCCACCGAAGCCTGCTGGCAGATCAACGACCTCATGTGCGCCGAAGGGCTCAAGGTCCGCGACCTGCCCGACCACATCGACCTGGACAAGGCCGCGTGA
- a CDS encoding SCO3933 family regulatory protein: protein MPIDQAPALVILASESRQRFKDRDGQQPAIDRATGAHLHLVDVMFAFNGRAEVITVNVPEPGLGKGLKVGMPVVFTGLVATAWENEINGKDRHGISLRADAVTAKAGA, encoded by the coding sequence ATGCCCATCGACCAGGCCCCGGCCCTGGTGATCCTGGCCTCCGAGTCCCGCCAGCGGTTCAAGGACCGCGACGGCCAGCAGCCCGCGATCGACCGGGCCACCGGCGCCCACCTGCACCTGGTGGACGTGATGTTCGCCTTCAACGGCCGCGCAGAAGTGATCACCGTGAACGTCCCCGAGCCGGGTCTCGGCAAGGGCCTGAAGGTCGGCATGCCCGTCGTCTTCACCGGCCTGGTCGCCACGGCCTGGGAGAACGAGATCAACGGCAAGGACCGGCACGGCATCTCCCTGCGCGCCGACGCCGTCACCGCCAAGGCAGGCGCCTGA